The following proteins are encoded in a genomic region of Corylus avellana chromosome ca4, CavTom2PMs-1.0:
- the LOC132179175 gene encoding low affinity inorganic phosphate transporter 1-like: protein MARQQVVVLNALDGAKTQLYHFTAIVIAGMGFFTDAYDLFCISLVTKLLGRIYYTVEGVAKPGTLPPNVADAVTGVAFCGTLAGQLFFGWLGDKMGRKRVYGLTLLLMVVCAIGSGLSFGHSPKSVMATLCFFRFWLGFGIGGDYPLSATIMSEYANKKTRGAFIAAVFAMQGFGNLTGGIVALIVSSAFDHAYKAPAYEVNAAASLPSQADYVWRIIVMVGAIPAALTYYWRMKMPETARYTALVAKNARQAAQDMSKVLHVDLVAEEEKSEIPAQESRNNSFGLFSKEFAKRHGLHLVGTATCWFLLDIAFYSQNLFQKDIFSAIGWLPQAQTMSAIQEVYKIARAQTLIALCGLIPGYWFTVAFIDILGRFTIQLMGFFFMTVFMFALAIPYHHWTLKENRIGFIVIYSLTFFFANFGPNSTTFIVPAEIFPARLRSTCHGISAACGKAGAIVGAFGFLYAAQSTNPALTDAGYPPGIGIKNSLLMLGGINFFGLLFTLLVPESKGKSLEELTGENEEESEQAVEHQASSTGNIVPV, encoded by the coding sequence ATGGCTAGACAACAAGTGGTAGTGCTGAACGCACTTGATGGTGCAAAGACCCAATTGTATCATTTCACGGCAATCGTGATTGCAGGAATGGGATTCTTCACCGACGCATATGATCTTTTCTGCATCTCCCTCGTAACCAAGTTACTCGGCCGCATATACTACACAGTTGAAGGCGTAGCAAAGCCCGGAACGTTGCCTCCCAACGTAGCGGACGCTGTGACTGGGGTCGCATTTTGCGGCACCTTAGCCGGCCAGCTCTTCTTCGGCTGGCTCGGTGACAAGATGGGCCGCAAAAGGGTCTACGGCTTAACGCTACTTCTCATGGTTGTTTGCGCCATTGGCTCGGGGCTCTCCTTTGGCCACTCACCTAAGAGTGTCATGGCCACGCTTTGTTTCTTCCGCTTTTGGCTTGGCTTTGGCATTGGCGGTGACTATCCTCTTTCAGCAACGATCATGTCCGAATACGCCAACAAAAAGACTCGTGGGGCGTTTATCGCCGCGGTTTTTGCCATGCAAGGCTTCGGAAATTTGACCGGTGGGATTGTTGCTTTAATAGTTTCAAGCGCATTCGATCATGCATACAAGGCGCCCGCATATGAGGTTAATGCAGCAGCCTCCCTCCCATCGCAAGCCGATTACGTTTGGCGCATAATTGTAATGGTCGGAGCCATTCCCGCCGCCCTCACTTACTACTGGCGTATGAAAATGCCCGAGACCGCTCGTTACACCGCCTTGGTCGCCAAGAACGCAAGACAGGCGGCGCAAGACATGTCTAAGGTGTTACACGTGGATCTCGTCGCTGAAGAAGAAAAGTCAGAGATCCCTGCTCAAGAGTCACGCAATAATTCTTTTGGTTTATTCTCCAAGGAATTCGCGAAACGCCACGGGCTTCACCTGGTCGGAACCGCCACGTGTTGGTTCCTGTTGGACATTGCCTTCTACAGCCAAAATCTTTTCCAAAAGGATATCTTTAGCGCTATTGGGTGGCTGCCACAGGCACAGACAATGAGTGCTATTCAAGAGGTTTACAAGATTGCAAGGGCGCAAACACTCATAGCGTTATGCGGTCTTATTCCTGGATATTGGTTTACGGTGGCTTTCATTGATATTTTGGGAAGATTCACCATCCAATTGATGGGTTTCTTCTTCATGACTGTCTTCATGTTTGCGCTTGCTATCCCTTACCACCATTGGACGTTAAAGGAAAACCGAATTGGGTTCATTGTGATTTACTCCCTCACATTCTTCTTCGCAAATTTTGGACCAAATTCGACAACATTTATTGTACCAGCTGAAATCTTCCCAGCAAGACTGAGATCTACTTGTCACGGGATTTCAGCGGCGTGCGGGAAGGCTGGAGCCATAGTTGGGGCGTTTGGATTTTTGTATGCAGCCCAAAGCACGAACCCGGCATTGACTGATGCAGGATACCCACCTGGTATTGGAATAAAGAATTCACTTCTTATGCTTGGCGGCATCAACTTCTTTGGACTGTTGTTTACCTTGTTGGTGCCTGAATCCAAGGGGAAATCGCTGGAGGAATTGACGGGTGAGAATGAGGAAGAAAGTGAGCAGGCAGTGGAGCATCAGGCCTCCTCTACTGGGAATATTGTTCCTGTGTGA
- the LOC132177194 gene encoding low affinity inorganic phosphate transporter 1-like, translating into MAKEQLQVLNALDVAKTQWYHFTAIVIAGMGFFTDAYDLFCISLVTKLLGRLYYYEEGSPNPGSLPSNISAAVNGVAFCGTLSGQLFFGWLGDKMGRKRVYGMTLMLMVLCSIACGLSFGQNANAVMATLCFFRFWLGFGIGGDYPLSATIMSEYANKKTRGAFIAAVFAMQGFGILAGGMVAIIVSAAFKSKYPVAAYKFDPSGSTPAEADYVWRIIVMFGAIPALLTYYWRMKMPETARYTALVAKNAKQAAADMSKVLQVELEAEQEKVENRERGNDFGLFSMQFVRRHGLHLIGTTTTWFLLDIAFYSQNLFQKDIFTAIGWIPKAKEMSALEEVFRIARAQTLIALCSTVPGYWFTVAFIDKIGRFTIQLMGFFFMTVFMFALAIPYHHWTLEANRIGFVVIYSLTFFFANFGPNATTFVVPAEIFPARLRSTCHGISAAAGKAGAIVGAFGFQYAEKGIGVKSTLIILGVVNFLGIVFTFLVPESKGRSLEEMTGEGEEENGGATESRQKAAHDLRTVPV; encoded by the coding sequence ATGGCCAAGGAACAACTGCAGGTGCTTAATGCCCTTGATGTTGCTAAGACTCAATGGTACCATTTCACAGCAATAGTGATTGCAGGCATGGGGTTTTTCACTGATGCCTATGATCTCTTTTGCATCTCTCTTGTGACCAAACTGTTAGGCCGTTTGTACTACTATGAGGAAGGCTCTCCTAATCCGGGCTCTCTCCCTTCAAATATCTCGGCTGCTGTCAATGGCGTTGCCTTTTGCGGCACCCTTTCAGGCCAGCTCTTCTTTGGCTGGCTTGGAGACAAAATGGGCCGGAAACGCGTGTATGGGATGACCCTCATGCTCATGGTTCTTTGCTCAATTGCATGTGGCCTTTCATTTGGCCAGAATGCCAATGCTGTCATGGCAACATTATGCTTCTTCAGGTTTTGGCTTGGCTTTGGCATTGGCGGTGACTACCCGCTGTCTGCCACAATCATGTCTGAGTATGCCAACAAGAAGACTCGTGGAGCCTTCATTGCTGCGGTGTTTGCAATGCAAGGTTTCGGAATTCTAGCTGGTGGAATGGTTGCTATTATAGTCTCAGCAGCATTCAAGTCCAAATACCCTGTCGCGGCttataaatttgatccaagtgGGTCCACTCCTGCAGAAGCTGATTATGTTTGGCGTATAATTGTGATGTTTGGTGCAATCCCAGCTCTGCTTACTTACTACTGGCGCATGAAAATGCCAGAAACTGCTCGATACACTGCCTTGGTTGCCAAGAATGCTAAGCAGGCAGCTGCGGATATGTCCAAAGTTCTGCAGGTTGAATTGGAAGCTGAACAGGAGAAAGTGGAGAACAGAGAACGGGGAAATGATTTCGGTTTGTTCTCAATGCAGTTTGTTCGCCGACATGGGCTTCACTTGATTGGAACCACAACTACATGGTTCTTGTTGGATATTGCCTTCTACAGCCAGAATTTGTTTCAGAAGGACATTTTCACTGCCATTGGTTGGATTCCTAAGGCAAAAGAAATGAGTGCACTTGAGGAGGTTTTCAGAATTGCCAGGGCACAAACTCTTATAGCCCTTTGTAGCACTGTGCCAGGGTATTGGTTTACCGTTGCATTTATTGATAAGATCGGGAGGTTTACAATTCAATTGATGGGGTTTTTCTTCATGACTGTCTTCATGTTTGCCTTGGCCATTCCTTACCATCATTGGACCTTAGAAGCCAATCGAATTGGGTTTGTTGTGATCTACTCCCTCACGTTTTTCTTCGCCAATTTCGGTCCAAACGCCACTACGTTCGTCGTGCCGGCCGAGATTTTCCCGGCAAGGCTAAGGTCAACATGTCATGGTATATCAGCTGCAGCTGGTAAGGCTGGGGCAATTGTTGGGGCATTTGGCTTTCAGTATGCAGAAAAGGGTATTGGAGTGAAAAGTACACTTATAATTCTGGGTGTTGTCAATTTCCTTGGAATAGTGTTTACTTTCTTGGTGCCTGAATCAAAGGGAAGATCACTGGAGGAAATGACTGGTGAAGGTGAGGAAGAAAATGGGGGTGCAACAGAGTCAAGGCAAAAGGCTGCTCATGACCTTAGAACCGTTCCGGTTTAA